A genomic stretch from Cyanobacteriota bacterium includes:
- a CDS encoding HDOD domain-containing protein, whose product MSLVEEDIAKKLDSLPASSPAVTKLISIIDNPTTTRDDVLRLLTLDQVLFAHAFKYANSAALGSCRKLVSLTEIVDVLGFSALKSIAILTALRNISTNRGQWFNAIFTALAAKRIAITLSKEAEFCEDVFMAAMMQQYGLFAIMNFYPKEYKKINQSLSYNERLKQETKLFGYNHLELSTRVLEIWGLPKKIVSVVANQESQENDQLNKYNQIIDIARAILESGRFKNENNFKDFIKTNKKLLSELKLKIGQDFIDEIFTDAHNLMTM is encoded by the coding sequence ATGTCATTAGTAGAAGAAGATATAGCAAAAAAACTGGATAGTTTGCCAGCGAGTTCGCCGGCAGTAACCAAATTAATTAGTATTATAGACAATCCGACGACGACACGAGACGATGTCTTGCGTTTGCTTACTTTGGATCAAGTATTGTTTGCTCACGCATTTAAATATGCAAACTCAGCAGCCTTGGGCTCATGCCGCAAACTAGTCTCATTAACAGAGATTGTTGATGTACTTGGTTTCAGCGCCCTCAAGAGTATTGCAATACTTACAGCATTGCGTAATATAAGCACTAATAGAGGACAATGGTTTAATGCCATTTTTACTGCACTTGCTGCAAAAAGAATTGCAATCACATTAAGTAAAGAAGCTGAATTCTGCGAGGATGTTTTTATGGCAGCGATGATGCAACAATATGGATTATTTGCAATAATGAATTTTTATCCAAAAGAATACAAAAAAATTAATCAAAGTTTGAGTTATAACGAACGCCTAAAACAGGAGACTAAACTCTTCGGATATAATCATCTTGAACTATCGACAAGGGTACTTGAAATCTGGGGACTACCTAAAAAAATCGTCTCTGTCGTCGCCAATCAAGAATCACAAGAGAATGATCAACTAAACAAATATAATCAAATTATAGATATTGCTAGAGCAATTCTAGAGTCTGGTAGATTCAAAAATGAAAATAACTTTAAGGATTTTATCAAGACTAATAAAAAATTACTTTCCGAATTAAAGCTCAAGATTGGTCAAGATTTTATTGATGAAATATTTACAGACGCACACAACTTAATGACCATGTAG